From Thermoleophilum album:
ACGAAACGATCGCGGCGCTGCCGCCGCTTTTGCGCCGGCTCGAGCCGGTAGCGCGCAACCTCGCTGACCCCGCGACCGGTCTGCCCCGCTTCATCCAAGCGCTACGCGCCTTCACCGGCGAACTGGCACCGGCGGCGCGCGAGTTCGCGCGCAGCTTCCGCGACATGGCGACGACGTTCGAGGCGATCGCTGCCGATCCGGGCGCGCTGCAGAGGACGATCGAACGCTCGCCGGCGACGCTCGACGCGTCGATCTCGAGCTTCCGTGCGCAACGGCCGCTGTACGCCGACCTCGATGACCTGTCGGCGCGTCTACGCCCGGCGTTGCGCGAGGCGCGCTTCTCGCTGCCGGTGGTCGACACGGCGCTTCTCGCCGGCACCGACGTTCTGCCACGGACCGTCGACCTCAGCCGGCGCACGCGCAGTGCGCTGGCGGCAGCGACCTTCCTTTTCACCGAGCCGGACACGCTCCCAGCGCTGCGCGACGTGCGCGCCGCTCTGACCGTCACGCGACCCGCCGCGGAGTTCATCGCCCCCTACCAGACGGTCTGCAACTACGCGATCTACTTCTTGCACCCGCTCGGCGAGCACCAGTCGGGACTCTCCGTCGACGGTGCCGGGACCAACCAGGCGCAACTTCTCAAGCTGCCGAACCTGCTGCAGCCGAACAACTACGGCACGAGCGAGAGCTCGCGCCCGGTCGACGTTCCGCCGGGGATGAAGGCGCGGGGCGCGAGGGATGCCTCTGGCATGCCGCTCCACCGGCTGATGGCGCCTCCCTACTCGCCAGCGATCGACGCCCAGGGCAACGCGGATTGTCAACGCGGGCAGGAGGGGTATCCGAACGGTCCGCTCACGCCGCCGGGCTCGCGCTACGGGCCGGGAGCCCTGCCCGACGGCACGCCCACCGGCGCTAACGCGGCGGTCGGCATCAACGACTACCCGATCCTCTCCGGCGGCACGTTCGTAACGCGCCGCTTGGGGATCACGAACCTGAGGGACATCCCGTGATCCGGCGGCGAAGAAAGGCGACGCGACGCTGGACCGATGCCTCGCCGTTGCGCGCAGGTGTGCTCGCCCTCACCGTGCTCGTGCTCGCGAGCTGGTTCGGCTTCACGCGCGACAACCCCTTCTCGCGGCCCTTCGTGTTGCGAGCGGTGTTCGCCGACGCCGCCAACCTGCAGCCGCGCTCGCCTGTGCGCATCGCCGGCGTCGACGTCGGCAAGGTGACGAAGATCGAGCCGCTCGACAGCGAGCGCGGCGGCGCGATCGTGACGATTGAGCTTTCGCGCAAGGCGCTGCCGATCCACCAAGACGCGCGCATCAAGATCCGCTCGCGGATCTTCCTCGAAGGCAACTTCTTCGTCGACATACAGCCCGGTTCGCCTTCGGCACCCGAGCTTGCCGACGGCGACACGGTGCCGATGTCGCAGACCGCCGCACCAGTCCAGTTCGTGCGCGTGCTCGAGGTCTTCCAGCGCGACGTGCGGGCCGACCTCAAGAGCCTTTTGCGGGAGCTATCGATCGGGCTCGAGCGCGGCGCCGCCGGTTTCCGCGAGGGCGCCCGTTTCTGGGAGGCCGCCTACCGCTTCTCGGCGCTCGCCAACGACGCGGCGTTGGGGCTCGACAGGAGCCGCGATATCCCGCGCGTTTTGCGCGCCCAACAGCGCGCTTTCGCCGCGATCGCCGCCGACGCCGACGCGCTGCGCGCACTGATCGACAACCTCGAGCGCACCGCCGCTGCTCTCGCCGCCGAGCGCGATCCGCTCGCCCGCTCGCTGCCGGCGCTGCGCGACACGCTGCGTCGAGCGCTGCCGACGCTGCGCGAGCTGAACTCGTCGCTGCCGACGTTGCGCCTGTTCGCGCGCGAAGCTCTCCCGGGGGTTCGCACCGCCCCGCCGGCGCTGCGCGCCGGCACGCCGTTCCTCGCCCAGCTGAGGCTGGCGCTGCGCGAGAGGGAGATCGGCGCCCTCGCCACCGCCGTGCGCGCTTCGGCTCCCGCCCTCGTGCGGCTCAACAACCTCTCGGTTCCCCTCGCCGAACAAGGACGCTCGCTGTCGCGCTGCGTCAACCGCGTGCTGGTGCCGTTCATCCGCACGCCGATCCCGAATCCCGACGAGCCCGGCAACGACAACCAGCTCGTCCGCTACCAGCTGCAGCGCGGCTTCCCCGGTCTCGCCGGCGAGAGCCGACTCTCCGACGGCAACAACCAGATGTTCAACACCATGGCGGTGCTGCCGCCGATGATGGTGCGGCCGGGACCGCCGCTCGACCCCTCGCAACCGCCGCCGCACCGGCCGGACGTTCCCTGCGAGACGCAGGAGCCGCCGAACCTGCACGCCCCGGGCGGCCCGGCTTCGGCCTTCAACGTGCGCGGTAGCGCCGGCGCAGCGGCGCTGCGCCGCCAGGCGGCAGCCCGGCGTGAGCTCGACCGCGGCGCACTGGCACGGGCAGCGCGTGCGTTCCGGCGCTTCGACGAGCTGCTGTCGGAGGCACGGGCGCGGCTGGCGGCGTTGAACGAGCGGGCCGCCAAGACCAGGGCGCGCCGCGCGCGCCAGCCGGAGGGGAGGGAGCAGCGGTGAGGCAGGCGCTGCGGCGACACTTGCGCGACATCGTCGCTCTGATCGGTGCGGCTGCTCTCGGGCTCGGCGTCGCCGGTTACATCCTTGCCAACCAGGCGGGAGTGCGCATCCCGCTCTTCGAACCGCAGCCCTTCCGCATCTACGCCGAGCTGTCGAGCGCCCAAGCTGTCACGCCCGGGCAGGGGCAGAGCGTGCGCGTCGCGGGTGTCGAGATCGGTCAGGTCGCTTCGGTCGAACTCGAACAGGGACGCGCGGTCGTAGGTCTCGACATCGATCCGCGCTACCGCCAGCTGGTGCGCAGCGACGCCACGGCTCTGCTGCGGTCTAGGACCGGGCTCAAAGACATGTTCATCGAGGTCGATCCGGGCGACGGTCCACGCATCGCCGAGGGCGCCCGCATACCGCTGTCCGACACCCTGCCGGACGTCAACCAGGACGAGGTGCTGGCGTCGCTCGACGCTGACACGCGCGACTACCTGAAGCTCCTGATCACGGGCGCCGGCAAAGGTTTCGACGGCAACGGCACGCGGCTCGGCGAGGCGCTCGCACGGCTCGGTCCCCTGCATCGCGACCTTGCGCGCTTCGCATCCGCGCTCGCGGAGCGCCGGCGCAACCTGCGTCGTGTCGTGCACGAGTACGGACGCGTGATGGGCGAGCTGGCGCGTCGCGACCGCACAGTGCGCGCACTCGTGCGCGACTCGAACCGCGTGTTCGCGGCGTTCGCGAGCGAAGATCGCAACTTGCGCGGAACCGTGCGCCGCCTGCCCGGCGCGCTCGACACGACGCGCGCGGCGCTGGTGCGCGTCGAGCCCTTCGCGCGCGAGCTGCGGCCCTCTTTGCGCCAGCTGATCCCGGTCGTGCGCGAGCTGCCCGCTACCAACGCGGCTCTGCGCGAACTTGCCGAGGCGCGCACGGCGACGGTGCGCGACCGCATCAGACCCTTCGCGCGCGAGAGCGCTCCGTTCCTGTTGCGACTCGGGGTTGCCGGGTCGGGGCTCGCGCAAGGTGCGCCCGAGATCACCGGCACGCTGCTGCGGCTCAACCGGCTCTTCAACATCGGTGCCTACAACCCGGGTGGCGACGAGGAGATAAGCGAGAGCTGCGAGCGCGAGGGGCGCTGCACCGCAGCCGAGCGCAACCGCAACGAGGGCTACCTCTACTGGCTCGCCTGGACAGGCAACAACACCGTTTCGCTGTTCAGCACCTCCGACGCGACGGGGCCGTACCGACGGATCTCGATCGGGGGGCTGAGCTGCGGTTTGGTCGCCGCCCTGTTGCTTCAACAGCTCGATCAGATACCCGCCTCGCTCGGAGGCCTTCGTAACGAGCTGACCGACCAGCTCAACACCGTGCTGAACGCGCTCGACGAGAGCGGCGTGTCGCTACTCGCCGGCGACTGCGATCTGCGCGGCTCGGGAGGGGGTGGTGGCGGATGATGACGCGCGGGTTGCGCACGGGACAACTCGTCGCGATCGTCGGCTTCAGCCTCTCGTGCTTCCTGATCCTGATCTTTTTGTGGGTGGCGTTCGGCGGCACCCTGCCGCTTGCGCCGCAGTCGTACCGGCTGCAGGTCGCCTTTCCCGAGGCTGCCCAGCTCGCCGACGAGGCGGACGTGCGCATCTCGGGCGTGAACGTCGGCAAGGTCAAGGACAAGCGGCTCGACCTGCGTAGCGGCCGCACGCTCGCCACGCTCGAGATCGAGCCCGATTTCGCTCCGCTCCCGCGCGACACCCGGGCGATCCTGCGGCAGAAGACGCTGCTCGGCGAGACGTATGTCGAGTTGACGCCAGGGCACCGGTCGGCAGGGACGCTCCCCGACGGTGCGCGGCTTCCCGACTCGCAAGTCCAGCGAACCGTCGAGCTCGACGAGATCTTCCGCGCCTTCGACCCCGAGACGCGGCGCAACTTCCAAGAGTGGATGCAGGAGCTCGCGGCCGTTGGGCGCAACACAGCCGACCGCGACCTCAACGACGCCTTCGGCAACTTCCCGCGCTTCGCGGCCGACGCGACCGACCTGTTGCGAATCGCCGACGAACAGCGGCGTGCGGTGCGGACGCTGGTGCGCGATGGTGGCACCGCGCTCGGGGCGGTCACCGCCCGTCGCGGCGAGCTGCGCCGCCTGGTCGAGGGAACGGCGGGAACGTTCGCGGCTACCGCCTCGCGCGACCGCGCGCTCGCCGAGACCTTCCGCATCTTCCCCGTCTTCCTCGCCGAGGCGCGCGCGACGATGCGCACGCTCGAGGATTTCTCGGGCCGCACGCGCCCGGTGATTCGCACGCTGCGCCAGCCGGCCGACGATCTCCGGCCCACCCTGCGCGCGCTGCGCCAGCTCTCGCCCGATCTGCGCGCGCTCTTCCGCCAGCTCGATCCGCTGATCGCCACCGGGCGTCGCACGCTCCCCGATCTGGAGCGCCTCTTGCGCGGCGCCGACCCGCTGTTCGAGGCGGCGCGCGTGTTCTTCCCCGAGCTCAACCCGATCCTCGCCTACTTCAACTTCCACCAAGCGACGATCGCCGGTTTCCTGTCCAACGCTGGCCCGGATCTTTCGAGCAAGGTCGGCGGCACCCGCGGACAGACACAGGTCGGCATCATCGACTCACGGTCGCTCGCGTTGCGGATGACGCGCCCAGATTGGGAGCGCGGTAACGCCTATCTGCAACCGAACGCGATCGAGCGCGCGACCGCGCTAGGCACCTTCGAGAGCTTCGACTGCTCGCCCGCGGGAGGGGAGCAGCCCAACCCGAACGATGCGCTCGACGCGCCGCCGATCCCGCTGATCAAGGACGCAGCTAAGAGGCCGCCATGCTTCGAGGCCCCACCTTCGCTCTACGACGGCAAGCTGTTCGTAATCCCGCAGCGGGGCGACGCGCGGTTGCGTCCGCGACCGACAGGTCGCGCCGGCAATAGGCCCGCGGTCGACCCGAATCCCGACGATCCGGCGCGCTAGCGGCGCGATCTGGCTTCTCGCCGACTGTTTCCGTGAGCGGCCGTTTACCGGCAGAATGCGCTTATGCGCGTGCTGCGCGCCCTCTACCGGCTTCTCGGCCACCGGTATCTCGCGCTGTTCGCGGCGTTCGAGGTCTTCTCGGCAGTTGTGATCACGGTCGCCACCGTGGCGCTGTTCGCCCTCTACACCGACATGCGGCCGCGCGAGTTCGTCGAGGTGATGGCCGTGGCGCTCGCCTGCGTGAGTGTTTCGCTCGCACTGGCCATCCGGCGCGGCGCGCGGGCGGCGCGGCCGCTGCTCGAGTGGATCCGCCGCGGGCGACCGGACGCAGACGTGCGCGGCGCTTGGTCGTGTGCCGTCGACCTTCCGCGCGAGGTGATCGTCGAGACCAGCTGGCGCCCGTTCGTGCTCGTGTCGGTGCCTGTCGCTGCGTACTACACGGTGCGCTTCGGCCTGCCGCTGTGGGCGACGGTGGTGATCGCTTTGAGCGCTCTCGTGTCGGTCGCTTACGCGGCGGTCCTCTACTTCCTCGCTGCCGAGCAGTTCATGCGCCCGGTGCTGGAGGACATCGCCGGTCGTCTGCCCACCGATCTGACTGGGATTCCTCGCGGCATCTCGTTGCGCTGGAAGCTGCTCGGAGTGTTGCCGGTGATGAACGTCGCCACGGGAGTGGTGGTGGCGGGCCTGTCCTCTCCCGGCGAGGGCACCCTGTTTCAGCTCGGTGTCGATGTGCTGCTCGCAGTCGCGGCCGCTTTCACTGTGTCGCTCCAGCTCACCTGGTTGATATCGCGCTCGGTGCTTGCCCAGGTCGAGGAGCTCACGCGCGCGACGGCCCGTGTCGCCGAGGGCGACCTGTCGACCAGGGCGCGGGTGACGTCCGGTGACGAGCTCGGTGCGCTGGCCGCCAGCTTCAACGCGATGGTTCGCGGACTCGCTGAACGGGAGACCTTGCGCGAAGCCTTCGGCACGTATCTGGGCGCGCGCGAGGTCGTCGAGCGCGTCGTCGAAGAAGGCGAGATGCTCGCAGGACAGGAGGTCGACGTAACGGTGTTGTTCTGCGACATCCGCGGCTTCACGAGTTTCGCCGAGCGAGCTACGCCGCGCGAGACGGTTCAGCTTCTGAACCGCTACTACGACGCAGCTATCCCCGAGGTGAATCGCTGCCGCGGGCACGCCAACAAGCTGCTCGGCGACGGCTTCTTGGCGGTGTTCGGCGCGCCCGAGCGCCTCGACGACCACGCTGACCGCGCGCTCGAGGCAGCCGTCGCGATCGCGCGCCGAACGGCGGACCGCTTACCTCCGGGGCTGGGCGTCGGGATCGGCCTGAACTCGGGTCCGGTTGTCGTCGGTTCGGTCGGCGGCGGCGGCCGGCTCGACTTCACGGTGATCGGCGACGCCGTCAACGTCGCCGCGCGCGTCGAGCGCGCGACGAGACGCACGAGCGACACGATCCTCTTGACCGAGGCAACGCGGTCGCGCTTGCGGCGCACGGCCGTTGGGCTCGTGCCGCGCGGGACAATCGAGCTTCGCGGCAAGAGCCGTCCGGTCGAGATCTACGCCGTCGAGCTGGCGGGCAGCGGGCGTGTTGCCACCACCGGCGCAGCGGTCGTCGAGGAACGACAGAGCGGCTGAGCGGTCGAGCGGCGCCCGCTCAAGGGCGGCTGCTTCCGGTCGATGCAAGTCGAAGGGCCATGGCCGCTTCGCCGCCACGCTCGGGTGCCCGCGCACGGGAGCCGGCGCGCGCCGATCGCTTGCGCCGTCCCGCGGCGGACGACGCCGCGCGCCGCGCGCGGCGCGTGCACAGCGCTGCTGTTGGTTTCGTGATCTGTCTCGTCTGTACGTCTTTGCTGGCCGGATCGGTGCCCTCGTCGCTCGCCAAAGTGCGCTCCGACCGCCGACCGCAAGCGGGCTCCGCCGAGCCAGGCCGCCGCGGACAGCAGGACAGCGGTGCGGACCGGACCCGGCGCGGCAAGGGTGCGGACCTGGCTCGGCGCGACAAAGGCGCGGACCTGACCCGACGCAGCGACGGCGCTGGAGGG
This genomic window contains:
- a CDS encoding MlaD family protein → MATVTAKRRRNRRRIFALSGSPVLIGAVTVLVTITAVYIAYTANEGLPFVPSYELRAELPSGSKLTKGNDVRIGGFRVGLVTDIAPKVVERGGRRRAIAVVTMKLDKSVQPLPRDTRVLVRQRSALGLKYVELTPGRSRAAFPPGATIPLAQAREPAEIEDLFATFDDRTRPAIQDSLDAFGDAFAGRGSSLNETIAALPPLLRRLEPVARNLADPATGLPRFIQALRAFTGELAPAAREFARSFRDMATTFEAIAADPGALQRTIERSPATLDASISSFRAQRPLYADLDDLSARLRPALREARFSLPVVDTALLAGTDVLPRTVDLSRRTRSALAAATFLFTEPDTLPALRDVRAALTVTRPAAEFIAPYQTVCNYAIYFLHPLGEHQSGLSVDGAGTNQAQLLKLPNLLQPNNYGTSESSRPVDVPPGMKARGARDASGMPLHRLMAPPYSPAIDAQGNADCQRGQEGYPNGPLTPPGSRYGPGALPDGTPTGANAAVGINDYPILSGGTFVTRRLGITNLRDIP
- a CDS encoding MlaD family protein, with the translated sequence MIRRRRKATRRWTDASPLRAGVLALTVLVLASWFGFTRDNPFSRPFVLRAVFADAANLQPRSPVRIAGVDVGKVTKIEPLDSERGGAIVTIELSRKALPIHQDARIKIRSRIFLEGNFFVDIQPGSPSAPELADGDTVPMSQTAAPVQFVRVLEVFQRDVRADLKSLLRELSIGLERGAAGFREGARFWEAAYRFSALANDAALGLDRSRDIPRVLRAQQRAFAAIAADADALRALIDNLERTAAALAAERDPLARSLPALRDTLRRALPTLRELNSSLPTLRLFAREALPGVRTAPPALRAGTPFLAQLRLALREREIGALATAVRASAPALVRLNNLSVPLAEQGRSLSRCVNRVLVPFIRTPIPNPDEPGNDNQLVRYQLQRGFPGLAGESRLSDGNNQMFNTMAVLPPMMVRPGPPLDPSQPPPHRPDVPCETQEPPNLHAPGGPASAFNVRGSAGAAALRRQAAARRELDRGALARAARAFRRFDELLSEARARLAALNERAAKTRARRARQPEGREQR
- a CDS encoding MlaD family protein, producing MRQALRRHLRDIVALIGAAALGLGVAGYILANQAGVRIPLFEPQPFRIYAELSSAQAVTPGQGQSVRVAGVEIGQVASVELEQGRAVVGLDIDPRYRQLVRSDATALLRSRTGLKDMFIEVDPGDGPRIAEGARIPLSDTLPDVNQDEVLASLDADTRDYLKLLITGAGKGFDGNGTRLGEALARLGPLHRDLARFASALAERRRNLRRVVHEYGRVMGELARRDRTVRALVRDSNRVFAAFASEDRNLRGTVRRLPGALDTTRAALVRVEPFARELRPSLRQLIPVVRELPATNAALRELAEARTATVRDRIRPFARESAPFLLRLGVAGSGLAQGAPEITGTLLRLNRLFNIGAYNPGGDEEISESCEREGRCTAAERNRNEGYLYWLAWTGNNTVSLFSTSDATGPYRRISIGGLSCGLVAALLLQQLDQIPASLGGLRNELTDQLNTVLNALDESGVSLLAGDCDLRGSGGGGGG
- a CDS encoding MlaD family protein; amino-acid sequence: MMTRGLRTGQLVAIVGFSLSCFLILIFLWVAFGGTLPLAPQSYRLQVAFPEAAQLADEADVRISGVNVGKVKDKRLDLRSGRTLATLEIEPDFAPLPRDTRAILRQKTLLGETYVELTPGHRSAGTLPDGARLPDSQVQRTVELDEIFRAFDPETRRNFQEWMQELAAVGRNTADRDLNDAFGNFPRFAADATDLLRIADEQRRAVRTLVRDGGTALGAVTARRGELRRLVEGTAGTFAATASRDRALAETFRIFPVFLAEARATMRTLEDFSGRTRPVIRTLRQPADDLRPTLRALRQLSPDLRALFRQLDPLIATGRRTLPDLERLLRGADPLFEAARVFFPELNPILAYFNFHQATIAGFLSNAGPDLSSKVGGTRGQTQVGIIDSRSLALRMTRPDWERGNAYLQPNAIERATALGTFESFDCSPAGGEQPNPNDALDAPPIPLIKDAAKRPPCFEAPPSLYDGKLFVIPQRGDARLRPRPTGRAGNRPAVDPNPDDPAR
- a CDS encoding adenylate/guanylate cyclase domain-containing protein, yielding MRVLRALYRLLGHRYLALFAAFEVFSAVVITVATVALFALYTDMRPREFVEVMAVALACVSVSLALAIRRGARAARPLLEWIRRGRPDADVRGAWSCAVDLPREVIVETSWRPFVLVSVPVAAYYTVRFGLPLWATVVIALSALVSVAYAAVLYFLAAEQFMRPVLEDIAGRLPTDLTGIPRGISLRWKLLGVLPVMNVATGVVVAGLSSPGEGTLFQLGVDVLLAVAAAFTVSLQLTWLISRSVLAQVEELTRATARVAEGDLSTRARVTSGDELGALAASFNAMVRGLAERETLREAFGTYLGAREVVERVVEEGEMLAGQEVDVTVLFCDIRGFTSFAERATPRETVQLLNRYYDAAIPEVNRCRGHANKLLGDGFLAVFGAPERLDDHADRALEAAVAIARRTADRLPPGLGVGIGLNSGPVVVGSVGGGGRLDFTVIGDAVNVAARVERATRRTSDTILLTEATRSRLRRTAVGLVPRGTIELRGKSRPVEIYAVELAGSGRVATTGAAVVEERQSG